In Rhineura floridana isolate rRhiFlo1 chromosome 1, rRhiFlo1.hap2, whole genome shotgun sequence, the following proteins share a genomic window:
- the GDAP1 gene encoding ganglioside-induced differentiation-associated protein 1, which yields MRLNASGEVPVLIHRENIICDATQIIDYLEETFVNETAPRLMPEEGSMYYPRVQHYRELLDSLPMDAYTHGCILHPELAVDSMIPAYATTRIRSQIGNTESELKKLAKENPDLQDAYIAKQKRLKSKLMDHDNIKYLKKILDELEKVLDQVETELQRRNEETPENGQQPWLCGEFFSLADVSLAVTLHRLKFIGLARRNWGNGKRPNLEVYYERVLKRKAFHKVLGHVNNILISAVLPTAFRVAKKRAPRFFGTTLLVGFLAGIGYFAFVCLRKRFPNMLLSIRARQSYL from the exons ATGCGATTAAATGCGTCTGGAGAAGTCCCTGTGCTCATTCACAGAGAAAACATAATTTGTGATGCAACTCAGATTATTGACTATCTTGAAGAGACTTTTGTGAATG AAACAGCTCCAAGGCTGATGCCAGAAGAGGGAAGCATGTACTATCCCAGGGTGCAACACTACAGAGAGCTTTTGGATTCCTTACCTATGGATGCTTATACACATGGCTGCATTTTGCATCCCGAATTAGCAGTAGACTCTATGATCCCAGCTTATGCAACAACTAGAATTCGTA GTCAAATAGGTAATACTGAATCTGAATTAAAGAAGCTTGCCAAAGAAAACCCAGATCTGCAAGATGCATATATAGCAAAGCAGAAACGTCTCAAA TCTAAACTGATGGATCATGATAACataaaatatttaaagaaaatattggaTGAGCTGGAAAAAGTTTTGGATCAAGTTGAGACTGAATTGCAAAGAAGAAACGAAGAGACACCAG AAAATGGACAGCAGCCATGGCTCTGTGGTGAGTTTTTTAGCTTGGCTGATGTGTCTCTTGCTGTTACATTGCATCGGCTGAAGTTCATTGGACTggcaaggagaaactggggaaATGGAAAGCGACCTAACTTGGAGGTTTATTATGAGCGCGTCTTGAAGAGAAAAGCATTTCACAAGGTTTTGGGACACGTTAACAACATATTAATCTCAGCAGTTCTTCCAACTGCATTTCGAGTGGCCAAGAAGAGAGCACCAAGGTTTTTTGGCACAACTCTTTTGGTTGGTTTCTTAGCAGGAATAGGGTATTTTGCTTTTGTGTGTCTCCGGAAAAGGTTTCCCAACATGCTGTTATCCATTAGAGCAAGGCAAAGTTATCTGTAG